The following proteins are co-located in the Mycolicibacterium goodii genome:
- a CDS encoding GntR family transcriptional regulator, translated as MTGEPQNKSDQAFIEIERMIVLGEIAPGSLISEKQLMELTGLGRTPVREAVQRLSRERLLEIHPNRGVLVPPTSVEAQLKLLELRRTLEPFAVRLAASRATDTQRHAARELADDVVSGVKTVIEFSIFLRKAHALVVAATHNEYIEVAMAPLQGLSRRFWFGHMGDPAEDLRRAAQLHHDILAAIAAGDAEAAHAASMALSDYLFEFAYATLPSRDRSA; from the coding sequence ATGACCGGCGAACCGCAGAACAAGAGTGATCAAGCCTTCATCGAGATCGAGCGGATGATCGTGCTCGGCGAGATCGCGCCGGGCAGTCTGATCTCCGAGAAGCAGTTGATGGAGCTGACCGGGCTGGGCCGCACTCCGGTACGGGAGGCCGTGCAACGACTCTCCCGGGAGCGACTGCTGGAGATCCACCCCAACCGGGGGGTGCTGGTGCCGCCCACCTCTGTCGAGGCGCAGCTCAAGCTCCTCGAGCTGCGACGCACGCTCGAACCCTTCGCCGTGCGCCTGGCGGCCTCGCGAGCGACCGACACACAGCGCCACGCGGCCCGCGAACTGGCCGATGACGTCGTCAGCGGCGTCAAGACGGTGATCGAGTTCTCGATCTTCCTGCGCAAGGCACACGCGCTCGTGGTCGCCGCGACCCATAACGAATACATCGAAGTGGCGATGGCACCGCTTCAGGGGCTGTCGCGGCGCTTCTGGTTCGGTCACATGGGCGATCCGGCCGAGGACCTCCGTCGGGCCGCCCAGCTACACCACGACATCCTCGCCGCGATCGCCGCAGGCGATGCCGAGGCGGCGCATGCGGCATCGATGGCGTTGAGCGATTACCTGTTCGAATTCGCCTATGCGACCCTGCCCAGCCGCGATCGATCGGCCTAG
- a CDS encoding FAD-dependent oxidoreductase, with translation MTNISVAWRLPTGLDDVRLPLVADVDVAVVGAGAAGVAAATTAAEAGLSVIVVEKYGFAGGAAVAGMSGTICGMYLASDHKGRPERVVHGFTERFAGELAVRGGLTAPQRYGKTFTVAHDPLVWREVADDLLTAAGVRILYHTQVIDVLTEGEAYRGLILASNAGVGVIRAARIIDASGDGAVVSRGGGSYRFGDHGRIQNPTMFFRLGNVDLHAFWSAWGPNTISPQWVSDAIDEARAAGLDLPRNKIWIFDTTRAGELLVNATRLTAPDGRMLNVIDPADFTIAEVEGRRQVRAYARFLTESVPGCAQAFVVDTGVEAGIRQTRTVDCIATLRDSDVVDGTKRDDGICRSPWPIELHDGERPKLHWLLDDYYDVPYGALVPRHGENIIVAGRCLSAEHQALASARVTAQCFEYGHAAAVATALSLDRGTAYRHLDPFDIQTRMIANGSALQTPQRQEAQ, from the coding sequence ATGACCAATATATCGGTTGCATGGCGGCTTCCCACCGGGCTGGACGACGTGCGGCTCCCGCTGGTCGCAGACGTCGACGTGGCGGTGGTCGGCGCGGGTGCCGCGGGAGTCGCCGCCGCAACGACTGCCGCCGAGGCGGGCCTGTCGGTGATCGTCGTGGAGAAGTACGGGTTCGCCGGCGGCGCGGCCGTGGCCGGGATGTCCGGAACCATCTGCGGGATGTATCTGGCCTCGGACCACAAGGGGCGACCGGAGCGCGTCGTTCACGGATTCACCGAGCGGTTCGCCGGGGAGCTGGCCGTGCGCGGCGGTCTCACCGCGCCGCAGCGATACGGCAAGACTTTCACGGTCGCGCACGATCCGTTGGTGTGGCGCGAGGTCGCGGACGACCTGCTGACCGCCGCAGGCGTCCGCATCCTCTATCACACGCAGGTGATCGATGTGCTGACCGAGGGCGAGGCATACCGGGGGTTGATCCTGGCGTCGAACGCCGGTGTCGGCGTGATCCGGGCGGCCCGGATCATCGACGCCTCCGGCGACGGCGCGGTGGTCTCCCGCGGTGGCGGCAGCTACCGGTTCGGTGACCACGGTCGAATTCAGAACCCCACCATGTTCTTCCGGCTCGGCAACGTCGACCTGCACGCCTTCTGGTCCGCATGGGGACCCAACACCATTTCTCCGCAATGGGTTTCAGACGCCATCGACGAGGCCAGGGCAGCGGGGTTGGATCTGCCCCGGAACAAGATCTGGATCTTCGACACCACCCGTGCGGGCGAGTTGCTCGTCAACGCGACCCGGTTGACCGCACCGGATGGCCGCATGCTCAACGTGATCGACCCGGCCGACTTCACCATTGCCGAGGTCGAGGGCCGTCGACAGGTTCGCGCCTACGCCCGGTTCCTCACCGAATCGGTACCCGGATGTGCGCAGGCCTTCGTGGTGGACACCGGCGTCGAAGCCGGCATCCGCCAGACCCGCACCGTGGACTGCATCGCCACGCTGCGCGACAGCGACGTCGTCGACGGCACCAAACGCGACGACGGCATCTGCCGATCACCCTGGCCGATCGAATTGCACGACGGCGAAAGGCCGAAACTCCACTGGCTTCTGGACGACTACTACGACGTCCCCTACGGCGCGTTGGTCCCTCGACACGGTGAGAACATCATCGTGGCCGGTCGCTGCTTGAGCGCCGAACACCAGGCACTCGCCTCCGCCAGGGTGACCGCTCAGTGCTTCGAGTACGGCCATGCCGCCGCGGTGGCCACCGCACTGTCGCTCGATCGCGGCACCGCCTACCGCCATCTGGACCCCTTCGACATCCAGACCCGGATGATCGCCAACGGAAGCGCGTTGCAAACCCCTCAACGACAGGAAGCGCAGTGA
- a CDS encoding dihydroxy-acid dehydratase, which translates to MGIDRRDQHKPKIAIVNTSSKLSVCFAHLDDVAVRVAEAVRAAGGLPFEIRTTAPSDFVTSAGRKARYLMPTRDLIVNDVEAAVEGAVLDGVVFLSSCDKTTPAHLMAAARLDLPAIVVIGGYQRGGTWSGCSVDIDTVYESVGALAAGTMTVDELGELADRAIEGPGVCAGLATANTMHCLAEALGMTVAGSAPVRANSDRMLANATAAGHRIVEMVEQNLTARQVITAESIENAVEVALALGGSVNCIRHLAAISAEADLDLDVVALFEKHGADAVQLAAIRPNGAHQVWDLDEVGGVQTVMRTLLPRLHGDALTVDGRTVAQRAESAHPADGDVLHPIDDPVNDEPGLIILRGSLAPDGSIVKVAGVGKATRRQFEGPAKVFVGEDDAIAALGDDRIQRGDVIVLRGMGPRGGPGTVFAASFVAALNGAGLGGHVAVVTDGELSGLNHGLVVGQVMPEAADGGPLAGLEDGDTVSIDLDARRIDSHPVRDGEPVRATGEKPERGWLGQYAALVGPVQRGAVLRRPQN; encoded by the coding sequence ATGGGAATCGATCGGCGCGACCAGCACAAGCCCAAGATCGCCATTGTCAACACCTCGTCGAAGTTGTCGGTGTGCTTCGCTCATCTCGATGACGTGGCGGTGCGGGTCGCCGAGGCCGTACGCGCCGCCGGCGGTCTCCCGTTCGAGATCCGCACCACGGCGCCAAGCGATTTCGTCACCAGCGCCGGTCGGAAGGCCCGTTACCTGATGCCCACCCGCGATCTCATCGTCAACGATGTCGAGGCCGCGGTGGAGGGCGCGGTGCTCGACGGGGTGGTGTTTCTCTCGTCGTGCGACAAGACGACACCGGCGCACCTGATGGCCGCGGCACGGCTGGACCTGCCCGCCATCGTCGTCATCGGCGGCTACCAACGCGGTGGGACCTGGAGCGGATGCTCGGTGGACATCGACACCGTGTACGAATCGGTCGGCGCCCTGGCCGCGGGCACGATGACCGTCGACGAACTGGGTGAGCTGGCCGACCGTGCGATCGAGGGACCCGGAGTGTGCGCCGGGCTGGCCACCGCCAACACCATGCACTGCCTGGCCGAAGCCCTCGGCATGACCGTGGCGGGATCGGCGCCGGTGCGGGCCAATTCGGATCGGATGCTGGCCAACGCGACGGCAGCCGGGCACCGCATCGTGGAGATGGTCGAACAGAACCTCACCGCACGCCAGGTCATCACCGCGGAGTCGATCGAGAATGCCGTCGAAGTGGCGCTGGCCCTCGGCGGCTCGGTGAACTGCATCCGCCACCTCGCGGCGATCTCCGCCGAGGCAGACCTCGACCTCGATGTGGTGGCGCTGTTCGAGAAGCACGGCGCCGACGCGGTGCAGCTGGCGGCGATCCGGCCCAACGGTGCGCACCAGGTGTGGGATCTCGACGAGGTGGGTGGCGTCCAGACCGTCATGCGCACCCTGCTGCCCCGGCTGCATGGCGATGCGCTCACCGTCGATGGCCGTACCGTCGCGCAGCGCGCCGAAAGCGCGCACCCTGCCGACGGCGACGTGCTGCACCCGATCGACGATCCCGTCAACGACGAACCCGGCCTGATCATCCTGCGCGGCTCACTGGCGCCGGACGGCTCGATCGTCAAGGTTGCAGGCGTGGGGAAGGCGACCCGGCGGCAGTTCGAAGGCCCGGCAAAGGTTTTCGTGGGGGAGGACGACGCGATTGCCGCCCTGGGCGACGACCGAATCCAGCGGGGTGACGTCATCGTGCTGCGTGGCATGGGCCCACGTGGAGGCCCGGGAACGGTGTTCGCGGCGAGTTTCGTCGCCGCGCTGAACGGGGCCGGACTCGGCGGCCATGTCGCGGTGGTGACCGACGGGGAGCTCTCCGGGCTCAACCACGGCCTCGTGGTCGGGCAGGTCATGCCGGAAGCCGCCGACGGCGGCCCGCTGGCGGGGCTCGAGGACGGGGACACCGTCTCGATCGACCTGGACGCGCGCCGGATCGACAGCCACCCGGTGCGCGACGGTGAACCGGTGCGGGCCACCGGAGAAAAACCCGAACGCGGGTGGCTGGGCCAGTACGCGGCCCTGGTCGGCCCGGTGCAGCGCGGTGCGGTACTGCGCAGGCCACAGAACTGA
- a CDS encoding MFS transporter, with amino-acid sequence MSSAADNTEKAPNQARKAGIAALVGTTLEWYDFLIYGTAAALVLNTQFFPGVNPTAGTLAAFASYAVGFLARPLGGIVLGNMGDRLGRKRMLVFTIVLMGVATTLIGVLPNYDTIGVLAPVLLIVLRLLQGFGAGGEYAGAVVLSVEHGDQQRRGMAGAWAPTGFAIATLLSTGVFQLATLLPDDAFHSWGWRVPFLLGAVLLVVGYFIRRSIDETQAYENAVAAEADGNAEQTKIPVLEAIRRSPRSFLVVVGSRLAENGFAYLFPVFAVGFAVNSLGVSSSTTLLAVVIASAVQIGAIPVWASVSDRIGRRPVYAAGALISVLWLVPFFLMLETLSPALLVLGFVVGLGILYPAMLAPQAAYYAELFDTRTRLSGFAFAREIGSVLAGGFLPLIATALVAAFGHWWVIVVYLGILTLLTLVALAYGPETNRRDIVSATAGDARVPGADARVPTGE; translated from the coding sequence ATGAGCAGTGCCGCCGACAACACCGAGAAGGCGCCCAACCAGGCCCGCAAGGCCGGCATCGCCGCGCTGGTCGGTACCACCTTGGAGTGGTACGACTTCCTCATCTACGGCACGGCCGCCGCGCTCGTGCTCAACACGCAGTTCTTTCCCGGTGTGAACCCGACGGCCGGTACGTTGGCGGCCTTCGCGTCCTATGCCGTCGGGTTCCTGGCGCGTCCGCTCGGCGGCATCGTGCTCGGCAACATGGGAGACCGGCTGGGCCGCAAACGGATGCTCGTCTTCACCATCGTGCTGATGGGTGTGGCGACAACGCTGATCGGTGTCCTGCCGAACTACGACACCATCGGCGTCCTCGCGCCGGTGCTGTTGATCGTGCTGCGGCTGCTGCAGGGCTTCGGCGCGGGCGGGGAGTACGCCGGGGCGGTCGTGCTGTCGGTCGAGCACGGTGATCAGCAGCGACGGGGCATGGCCGGCGCCTGGGCGCCAACAGGTTTCGCCATAGCGACGTTGTTGTCCACCGGCGTGTTCCAACTCGCCACACTGCTACCCGACGACGCCTTCCACAGCTGGGGCTGGCGGGTGCCGTTCCTGCTCGGCGCGGTACTGCTGGTGGTCGGATACTTCATCCGCCGCAGCATCGACGAGACCCAGGCGTACGAGAACGCCGTCGCGGCGGAGGCCGACGGAAACGCCGAGCAGACCAAGATCCCGGTCCTGGAGGCGATTCGACGTAGCCCGCGCAGTTTCCTCGTGGTGGTCGGTTCCCGGCTGGCCGAGAACGGTTTCGCGTACCTGTTCCCGGTGTTCGCGGTGGGATTCGCGGTGAACTCACTGGGCGTGTCGAGTAGCACCACGCTGCTGGCGGTGGTGATCGCGTCCGCGGTGCAGATCGGGGCGATACCGGTATGGGCCAGCGTCAGCGACCGCATCGGCCGCCGACCGGTGTACGCCGCCGGCGCACTGATCTCGGTGCTGTGGCTGGTGCCGTTCTTCCTAATGCTCGAAACCCTCAGCCCGGCGCTGCTCGTGCTCGGCTTCGTCGTGGGTCTGGGCATTCTCTACCCGGCGATGCTCGCACCCCAGGCCGCCTACTACGCCGAGCTGTTCGACACCCGAACTCGGCTGTCGGGGTTCGCATTCGCCCGCGAGATCGGTTCGGTGCTGGCCGGAGGATTCCTGCCGCTGATCGCCACGGCGCTGGTCGCGGCGTTCGGGCACTGGTGGGTCATCGTCGTCTACCTCGGCATCCTCACGCTGCTCACCCTGGTCGCACTGGCCTACGGGCCGGAAACCAACCGCAGGGACATCGTGTCGGCGACCGCCGGCGATGCGCGGGTCCCAGGCGCCGACGCTCGTGTGCCCACAGGCGAGTGA
- a CDS encoding amidase, with product MPFHPPSITELSPISDTYGLGLSDDELAEFVPHIKEVLSSWDLVDELHEQIRPHAVTRSWGRPDHNPFAAWYVTCDITESGDGPLAGRTVAVKDNTAVAGVPMMNGSAALAGFVPDRDATVVTRMLAAGATIAGKAVCEDLCFSGASHTSATGPVRNPWDPNRTTGGSSSGSAALVAAGIVDIATGGDQGGSVRLPAAFTGIVGHKPTHGLVPYTGAFPIEQTLDHLGPMTRTVADAALLLGVIAGRDGLDPRQPTDVTVPDYVAQLQRPVAGMRVGVLREGFGHPEAVPGVDDAVRRAVDVLRTQGMHCEDVSIPWHKHGRKIWDVIAVEGATTQMIDGNGYGMNWQGAYDPALIEHFGSRRQADGTLLPDTVKLVLLTGRHTIQRHHGAHYAKARNLVPRLRAAYDDALSRFDVIVMPTTPLVATPIPVADAPRDEYLARALEMMANTAGFDVSGHPACSVPAGLVDGLPTGMMIVGRHFDDATVLRVAHAYEKATGGFLLPPKVGAP from the coding sequence ATGCCCTTTCATCCCCCGAGCATCACCGAGTTGTCTCCCATCTCAGACACATACGGTCTTGGACTCTCCGACGACGAACTCGCCGAATTCGTCCCGCACATCAAGGAAGTCCTGAGTTCGTGGGACCTCGTCGACGAGCTTCACGAACAGATACGTCCGCACGCGGTGACGCGTTCCTGGGGCAGGCCTGACCACAATCCGTTCGCAGCCTGGTACGTCACGTGCGATATCACCGAGAGCGGAGACGGTCCGCTCGCCGGCCGCACAGTCGCCGTCAAGGACAACACCGCCGTGGCGGGTGTACCGATGATGAACGGGTCTGCCGCGTTGGCGGGGTTCGTTCCAGACAGGGACGCCACCGTCGTCACCCGAATGTTGGCTGCCGGTGCAACGATCGCGGGAAAGGCAGTGTGCGAAGATCTCTGCTTTTCCGGAGCTTCACACACCTCGGCCACCGGACCCGTACGAAACCCCTGGGATCCGAACCGGACCACCGGTGGTTCGTCGAGTGGCAGCGCGGCATTGGTCGCGGCCGGCATTGTCGACATCGCCACCGGCGGCGACCAGGGAGGTTCGGTACGCCTGCCGGCCGCTTTCACCGGAATCGTCGGCCACAAACCAACTCACGGTCTTGTCCCCTACACCGGCGCCTTCCCCATCGAACAAACCTTGGACCATCTCGGCCCCATGACACGCACCGTCGCCGACGCGGCCCTGCTTCTCGGGGTCATCGCCGGAAGGGATGGCCTCGACCCTCGTCAGCCGACCGACGTCACCGTGCCCGACTACGTTGCGCAACTGCAGCGACCGGTGGCCGGGATGCGGGTCGGCGTGCTGCGCGAAGGCTTCGGCCACCCCGAGGCGGTACCAGGTGTGGACGACGCCGTTCGCCGCGCGGTCGATGTGCTGCGTACCCAGGGAATGCACTGTGAAGACGTGTCGATTCCGTGGCACAAACACGGCCGCAAGATCTGGGATGTGATCGCCGTGGAAGGTGCGACGACCCAGATGATCGACGGTAATGGATACGGCATGAACTGGCAGGGAGCGTACGACCCTGCGTTGATCGAACATTTCGGTTCCCGCCGGCAGGCGGACGGCACACTGTTGCCGGACACCGTAAAGCTGGTGCTTTTGACCGGGCGGCACACCATTCAACGCCACCACGGCGCGCACTACGCGAAGGCCCGCAATCTGGTCCCCCGGTTGCGGGCTGCGTATGACGACGCGCTGTCACGTTTCGACGTCATCGTCATGCCGACCACGCCGCTGGTGGCCACCCCGATCCCGGTAGCCGACGCTCCCCGCGACGAATATCTGGCCCGAGCACTGGAGATGATGGCCAACACCGCCGGTTTCGACGTCTCCGGGCACCCAGCTTGCAGTGTCCCGGCGGGCCTGGTGGACGGCCTGCCGACGGGCATGATGATCGTCGGTCGCCATTTCGACGACGCCACCGTGTTACGCGTCGCGCACGCCTATGAAAAGGCGACCGGCGGGTTCCTCCTCCCGCCGAAAGTGGGCGCACCATGA
- a CDS encoding ABC transporter substrate-binding protein — translation MNAKHLRSAAAALVVALTMMFVGGCAGGATEGADGSATVRISQAFQSLLYLPLYVAKEKGYFEEQNVRVDIATGGGGTQSWTAVLGGSADFSIQDPVFVPKSHENDGPGVVVAAIQNAPSVFVIGRENTDGTLDNSSIFVGKKVAVSPEPDTSWAFMKYLIEQDKLRDVTLVNVALGSELAAVASGQADYALSFEPTVSQAVVDQNLDVVYSFAANPSWNPFAFSSLTTTERYLQEHPEAAQGVVTAIAKAARFIYSEPQATVDIATEYFPDLSREVIEAAVQREIEARGYAEDVTVTRQSWDNNMRISLFTKNIAAYPSDATSYENNVNTDLAANARTALETD, via the coding sequence ACCATGATGTTCGTCGGCGGTTGTGCCGGCGGTGCGACTGAGGGCGCCGACGGCAGCGCGACAGTTCGCATCAGCCAGGCGTTTCAGTCCCTGCTCTACCTACCGCTCTACGTTGCAAAGGAGAAGGGTTACTTCGAAGAGCAGAACGTTCGCGTCGACATCGCCACCGGCGGGGGTGGAACGCAGTCCTGGACCGCGGTACTGGGCGGCTCGGCTGACTTCTCGATCCAGGATCCGGTTTTCGTGCCCAAGTCTCACGAGAACGACGGACCAGGGGTCGTGGTGGCCGCCATCCAGAACGCACCGTCGGTCTTCGTCATCGGCCGGGAGAACACGGACGGCACCCTCGACAACTCCTCGATATTCGTGGGCAAGAAGGTAGCGGTGAGCCCCGAACCGGATACGAGTTGGGCATTCATGAAGTACCTGATCGAACAGGACAAACTGCGGGACGTCACTTTGGTCAATGTGGCGTTGGGCAGTGAGCTCGCCGCCGTAGCCAGCGGGCAGGCCGATTACGCACTGTCTTTCGAACCCACCGTCAGCCAGGCCGTCGTCGATCAGAACCTTGACGTCGTCTACTCCTTCGCGGCGAACCCCAGTTGGAATCCTTTTGCCTTCTCCAGCCTGACGACCACCGAACGCTATCTTCAGGAGCACCCCGAGGCGGCTCAAGGAGTCGTCACCGCGATCGCCAAAGCGGCGAGGTTCATCTACTCCGAACCCCAAGCAACCGTCGATATCGCAACCGAGTACTTCCCCGACCTCTCCCGCGAAGTGATCGAGGCGGCTGTTCAACGTGAGATCGAGGCCAGAGGCTATGCCGAAGATGTCACCGTGACCCGGCAATCCTGGGACAACAACATGCGGATCTCCCTGTTCACCAAGAACATCGCCGCGTATCCGTCAGATGCCACCTCATACGAGAACAACGTGAACACCGACCTGGCCGCGAACGCTCGCACGGCTCTCGAAACCGACTGA